TCCAGTGGCCGTTTACCCTGGAAATCCTGAAACAATGCCGGCAGCACCACATCCATACCTGCGTCGAAACCGAACTTTATTGCAGCCCTTCCATCCTGGACGCCATCTATCCGTATACCGATCTTGTCATTACCGACATCAAGCATATGAATTCCGACAAACATCGGGAATACACCGGCGTGGAAAACGCTCGGATTCTCGATAACATCCGCAAGACCGTCGAAATGGGAAAGACGTTGATCATCCGCATACCGGTCATCCCCGGACACAACGACAGCGACGAGAATATCCGGGAAACAGCAACATTCATATCGGAAAAACTATCCAACAAAGTGGTACAGGTTCAACTGCTTCCCTACCGTCCCCTTGGGCTTGAAAAATACGCATCCTTGAACCGGAGTTATCCTCTTACTGATCTGCAGTCCTATGATGTCCGGAAACAGAAAAAAGAGTTGGACCACCTGGTTGAATTGATGTGCCGGCACGGTGTTCCCGCCGTTGTCGGCAGCAGCGCTAAAATTGTAGAAGGAACGTAAGTTTTCAGTATTAAAAAGTAAGGATAAGGGTTTGTTTCACACTTTTTTTAGGTTCTTTTTTCTGACTGAATCAGGAGTCCACCACCCGTTTTCAATCCTTCTTTTTAAATCGTTCTTCGTGATCAAGCAATTGATATTTCTTCTGATTCTTTCGATATGGTCGGCATCTTCGTAAATATTTTCGAAACGGACTATAATATCGTCAACCGGCCCGATTTCAATACCAAGCCATTTTCGTTTTTTAATTTCCGCAACCGCATATGTGGTACCGGAACCGCCGAATGGGTCGAACACCAGGTCGCCTTCATCGGAAGCCATTTCAATAATCCGGTCCATAAGTCTTACGGAAAGCTCGTTGGAGCCGTTCCTTTTTTTGTATTTTCTATGCCGAACCGGTGGAATATCCAACCATACATCCGTTAGATTGACACCGTCCGGGTTCATTTTATTTTTATATCCGCCGTAATCTTTTAGGTCCCCCATGCAGTGAGGGCATATGTCCATGGGGAGTCGGTCCGGATGAAATGCCTTCGGTTTTTCGCCTTTGCAGTAATACAAAAGCGCATAGTGTGACGGATAAAGTCGTCCTTTAATCGGCAGCGTGTATTTAATATCAACCGAAATCCAGTGTCGGAATGTCAACCGGTGATTTAAGTAGCCGGCCAAGTGGGTGTTCCATTTCGGCAGATTCCAAATGAAAAAACTGCCGCCCGGTTTTAAAATCCGGATACATTCATCCATCCAGTTTTTACACCACGAGAGATACTGCTCAGTTTTCAGATTATCGTCGATATTCGAAGGGTAGATCTTATTCAGATTAAACGGCGGATCCGCAAATATCAAATCGACGCTGTCGCTTTCTATATGCTGCATCAGGGAAAGACAATCGCCTTGGTAAAGTCTGCCTAATTTTGTTTTCAAGGCCAATGGCGGCATCGGAAATTCCGTGGAGACCGCATCCTGAAAATTCTCTATAAACTGATAAATGCTGTCGGCGTTTTTTCGAAGAAGTGCTCGAAGCCGGTCGTCGAAAATCCCCATGGTGAGCATGAGTTGAGTTTCCGTTATGCCGGCGGTGTTACAGACAGCCTGAAGATCTTTGCCGGTGGGCAGGATATTGTTACGGTTGTAATAAGCCAGCCTGTCCATCGGAACGGCTGATTTCCGTGAAAACCGAAGGAGCGCAGCCCTGTCAGTTGTCTTGATTCCTAATGCCTTGAAAAAGCAATTTTTCATTGTTTAACCAGAAGAATGCGTTTCTGTTGGAGTTAAATATCGCCGCATAGTTTTCCCTTTTGATAGCACACCCTTTTCCTTCAATCAATTAATATTTTGCGGACTATAGTCCGTGGTTTACGCGTCGTTTTTTGGATATAGGTACATAAACTTCAGAGGAGGCTTTATTGAAACCGGCAAACGCCTTTGGTTTGGCTCTGCGACATTTTCGGACGTGCCAAAAAATTTCCCAGGAACGTCTTTCCCAAGAAAGCGGTCTCGATAGAAGCTATATTTCGCTGCTCGAAAGGGGGCTCAGGCAACCCTCCCTCACAACGCTGCTGCAGCTTGCAGGAGTTCTTGATGTTTCAGCCAGCGAACTAATCCTGAAAGTAGAGGAACTGCTCGATGAAAATCATTAAGATTAAGTTCCTTTTAAAGAAAGGCCCATTTTCAGCATCCTCAGAATTTGAAAACATCCTCGATGAGATTACGAAAGCCATTTCCGCCGTAACTCATCCAGAAGGCAGCGGACAGTTCATCCTCAATCCCACAAAAAAGGGTAGCGGGGTCTTGCCTATTAAAAAGAATTTCATTCGAAGCCTTATCGGAAGCGACTGGCGGCCTGAGCATCGGATGTCCATAGCTTCCCGGATCAAGCCAGGTCCTATCGATGCGGTTAAGAAGCTTTCGGATGGGCGCTACTTTTCCGTTGAATGGGAGACCGGTAATATCTCATCAAGCCACCGGGCGCTCAATAAAATGGCAGTCGGACTTTTGGATGGCGTTTTGGCAGGCGGGATACTGGTGCTGCCGTCCAGAGATATGTATCAATATCTCACTGACCGAGTCGGCAATTTCGCCGAAATCGAACCCTATTTTCCCGTCTGGAAAAATCTTAGGATTCAAGAAGGTGTACTAGCGGTTATTGAAATTGAGCACGATGCCCTTTCAACCGATGTTCCGACCATTAAAAAAGGCACGGACGGAAGAGCGCTTCGATAGAACCATCGTTCCGTTTGAGCCAAAAATTTAAAGAAGCCCGATATAATTCAAATGAACACCAACAAACCTATCGATGTACTAAAAGAGGGGATGTTTCCCCGCCTCTTTCCGGAAAACCTGGTCCTTTCACCCCAATTGAACGAAGTTTATGAACTCGCTCTTGCCTATTACGAAAGCAATATTCTTAGCGAAGACGAACTTGTAGATAACGGGGCCTATTTTATCCGCGTTGGAGATCGGATGACCAGGCATTATCTGATGTGCACCGGTGAACCGCTATTGCTTCCGAAGCATTCTTCTTCTCGGTTAAGATCCTTTTTTGAAAAGAATCAATTCAGAACCGGATATGCCACCCACGGACTGTTTCCCTACCGGGGGAAGTTCCATCCCCAGATGATCAAGGCGCTGATCAATATCATGGGACTTAAACCCGGCGATACCATCCTCGACCCCATGATGGGATCTGGAACGGTTCCAATCGAAGCAAGCCTCATGGGCATCAACTCTATTGCCGTGGACGCCAGTCCTTTTTGCCGGTTTATGACCCAGGCGAAATACGACGCTCTGACAATTTCCCAAAAACCTTTACATTCCGCCCTTAAAAATTCCAAAACTTTGTTTGAACTGTTTTCAAAGCAATTGGGTCTTCCTGTTTCCGGAAGCAAAACACGAAACGGTTCCCGAAGAAGCGAATTTACAGGGGTCAAGGAATCGATCACCGCCTTCCAATCCACCCTGATTGATCGGTTCTTGGGCCTGATTGAGGGCGTGGACAAAGACACCCTTGACTTCCTGCTCTTGGCCTATCTGGACAGTGCCGGCTATTCCGAAAGAAGCAAACGAAAACCGCCGATTGAGCAGTTCCAAGCGATACTGGAGCGCTATGTTTTTGTGGTGCAGAAGATTCAATATGTCCTGGAGGGTTCGGAGTCCATTCTGGCCAAAGCGGACATCCGGCAAGGCGATGCCAGAAAATTGGACTTAGATGATGAGCATGTAGACGCGATTCTGTTTTCTCCGCCATATAGCTTTGCCATTGATTATTTGGCCAACGATTCGTTCCATCTCAATATTTTGGGAGAGGATATAGAGCGTTTAAGGGAAAAGATGGTGGGGTTACGCGGAAAACCCCTTAAGGAAAAATATTCGATTTATATCGAAGATATGGGCAAGATCCTGGCCGAATGCGCCCGGGTATTAAAGCCGAATCGACTTTGCAGCATCGTTATCGGAACAAATGACAATCAATTGAGTAAAGCGCTGGGGATTCCCAAGGAGGAGGTTACCGGTCTTCATAAAATCATAATCGATTTCAGTAAAATCCGGTTAAGGAATTGCATAAAAATAATTTAAAATCAGCAGGTTAAACGATATTTTTGCTTGACATTGGGTCGTCAATATGGGCGGCGTTTTGTATACCCTATTATATCAAGAGGTTATACATGCCACGCACATTCGACCCTTTCCAAAAGCTCAATGCCCTGGAGTTTTTCTCTTTTTTTCAACCAGCGACTGAGGCAACATCACGGATGCCAGCTCTTGATTCCAAAGGAAACCGACCATTGCAGATGACTTTTGAGGAACATCTGCGCGCGCTGGTTTACTTTCATCTTGAAGAACACCATTCTGCTCAACACCTGCTGCAAGTGCTTGAAGAAGATGATTTTGCCAAAAGTGCCATCGCACCAGAAAACGGAATCAAAAAGAGCAGCTTCTCAGAGGCCACCAACAGCCGGGGACTTGAACAGTTCATGTATGTCTATCAGAACTTACAAGCTCAGGCATCTTCGATTTTACCCAAGCAACATCCCGAACTCGGTGATCTGGTGGGGATCGACGGTTCCCTCATCGATGCAACCTTATCCATGCATTGGGCCGACTACCGTAAAAAATCCAAGAAGGCGAAGGTCCACGTCGGTTTTGATCTGAACCGGGCGATTCCAAGAAAGCTTTATCTTACCGATGGTAACGGGGCTGAAAGACCTTTCGTCAGCTTGATCCTGTCTGACGGTCAAACCGGTGTGATGGACCGGGGTTATCAAAGCCATCAACGCTTTGACCAATGGCAGAATGATGGAAAGCTGTTTATGTGCCGGATTAAAGCCAGCACCAAGAAAACGATCATTAAACAAAACCCCATTGCCTCTGATAGTATCGTTTTTTTTGATGCCATCGTTGTTCTGGGCACCACGGAAGTCAATCAAACACAAACCCCACTTCGTTTGGTGGGTTACGAGGTGGATCGCGTTAAATACTGGATCGCTACGAATCGTTTTGATTTAACTGCCGAGCAAATCGCCACTGCCTATAAGCTCCGATGGGATATCGAAAATTTTTTCGCTTGGTGGAAACGGCACCTTAAAGTGTATCATCTCATCGCCAGGAGCGAGCATGGCTTGATGGTGCAAATTCTGGCAGGTCTGATCACCTATTTGTTGCTGGCAATCTATTGCCATCGCCAATTTAACGAGCGCGTTTCCATCAAGAGAGTCCGCCAACTGCGCATAAAAATCCGGAATGAATTACGCGCTGGTGTTTTTGGCAAACCCCCTGATTCAAATTTTAAAGAGCAAGAATTACATACCGTTAATGCAAGTACTTAGCCGGAAATTACTGAATCGATTTAGCTCAGTCTTTCGGCTTTTCCCATGTCCGAACCCTGGC
This window of the uncultured Desulfosarcina sp. genome carries:
- a CDS encoding glycyl-radical enzyme activating protein, whose protein sequence is MITPSDTSTHLKDAKHLPAQEEDQPEKHGLVFNIQHFTIHDGPGIRTEIFLKGCALKCKWCSNPESISARQEPGVYASRCIGIDKCGYCLKVCSQCDQGVFLSHENKIAGIDPALCTGCMQCADECPADAIVVWGNKMSVGEVMAEVLDDLPFYEKSGGGVTISGGDPLIQWPFTLEILKQCRQHHIHTCVETELYCSPSILDAIYPYTDLVITDIKHMNSDKHREYTGVENARILDNIRKTVEMGKTLIIRIPVIPGHNDSDENIRETATFISEKLSNKVVQVQLLPYRPLGLEKYASLNRSYPLTDLQSYDVRKQKKELDHLVELMCRHGVPAVVGSSAKIVEGT
- a CDS encoding site-specific DNA-methyltransferase — translated: MKNCFFKALGIKTTDRAALLRFSRKSAVPMDRLAYYNRNNILPTGKDLQAVCNTAGITETQLMLTMGIFDDRLRALLRKNADSIYQFIENFQDAVSTEFPMPPLALKTKLGRLYQGDCLSLMQHIESDSVDLIFADPPFNLNKIYPSNIDDNLKTEQYLSWCKNWMDECIRILKPGGSFFIWNLPKWNTHLAGYLNHRLTFRHWISVDIKYTLPIKGRLYPSHYALLYYCKGEKPKAFHPDRLPMDICPHCMGDLKDYGGYKNKMNPDGVNLTDVWLDIPPVRHRKYKKRNGSNELSVRLMDRIIEMASDEGDLVFDPFGGSGTTYAVAEIKKRKWLGIEIGPVDDIIVRFENIYEDADHIERIRRNINCLITKNDLKRRIENGWWTPDSVRKKNLKKV
- a CDS encoding helix-turn-helix transcriptional regulator, with protein sequence MKPANAFGLALRHFRTCQKISQERLSQESGLDRSYISLLERGLRQPSLTTLLQLAGVLDVSASELILKVEELLDENH
- a CDS encoding DNA methyltransferase, with amino-acid sequence MCTGEPLLLPKHSSSRLRSFFEKNQFRTGYATHGLFPYRGKFHPQMIKALINIMGLKPGDTILDPMMGSGTVPIEASLMGINSIAVDASPFCRFMTQAKYDALTISQKPLHSALKNSKTLFELFSKQLGLPVSGSKTRNGSRRSEFTGVKESITAFQSTLIDRFLGLIEGVDKDTLDFLLLAYLDSAGYSERSKRKPPIEQFQAILERYVFVVQKIQYVLEGSESILAKADIRQGDARKLDLDDEHVDAILFSPPYSFAIDYLANDSFHLNILGEDIERLREKMVGLRGKPLKEKYSIYIEDMGKILAECARVLKPNRLCSIVIGTNDNQLSKALGIPKEEVTGLHKIIIDFSKIRLRNCIKII